In Lapillicoccus jejuensis, the DNA window ACCAGCTCCGCCCCGTGACGCGCGGGTCGCAGGGGGCCGGGCGGTGAGCCCGGTCCGCAAGCCGTCGCTGCGGGTCGAGCGGGCCCTGCAGCGCTCGGGGCACCGGGTGCTGGCCGGGATGGACGAGGTCGGCCGCGGCGCGCTCGCGGGCCCGGTGACCGTCGGCGTCGTCCTCATCGACGAGACCTGCCGCAGCGCCCCCGCCGGGGTGCGCGACTCCAAGCTGCTCTCGGCGCCGCGCCGCGAGGCGATGGTGCGGCCGCTGCAGCGCTGGGCGCTCGCCCACGCTGTCGGGCACGCGTCACCGACCGAGATCGACGAGCTGGGGATCATGGGCGGGCTGCGGCTGGCGGGCATGCGCGCGCTCGCCGCGGTCGCGGCCGCCGGGCACGTGCCCGACCTCGTCGTCCTCGACGGCAACCACGACTGGCTGACCCCGCCGGGGGAGGTCGGGCTGTTCGCCTTCGTCGACGGCGGCGGGCCGTCGGCGCCCCCGGTGACGACGATCGTCAAGGCCGACATGACCTGCTCCTCGGTCGCCGCCGCGTCGGTGCTGGCCAAGGTCGAGCGCGACGGGCTCATGGTCGGCCACCACGTCGACCACCCGCAGTACGGCTGGGACGTCAACAAGGGGTACGCCGCCCCGGAGCACATGGCCGCGCTGCGCCGGCACGGGCCGAGC includes these proteins:
- a CDS encoding ribonuclease HII, yielding MSPVRKPSLRVERALQRSGHRVLAGMDEVGRGALAGPVTVGVVLIDETCRSAPAGVRDSKLLSAPRREAMVRPLQRWALAHAVGHASPTEIDELGIMGGLRLAGMRALAAVAAAGHVPDLVVLDGNHDWLTPPGEVGLFAFVDGGGPSAPPVTTIVKADMTCSSVAAASVLAKVERDGLMVGHHVDHPQYGWDVNKGYAAPEHMAALRRHGPSIHHRLSWRLPEQVVELEHATLVDVPVPGAEHAGSPTDGAATVPMPTDDEVMSTR